In one Neobacillus sp. CF12 genomic region, the following are encoded:
- the ald gene encoding alanine dehydrogenase: MRIGIPKEIKNNENRVAMTPAGVFNLLKFGHEVYIEKGAGLGSAFTDEDYTAAGAKIVETASEAWSMEMVMKVKEPLPSEYQYFREGLILFTYLHLAPEPELTKALIDHKVVGIAYETVQLPNNSLPLLTPMSEVAGRMAAQIGAQFLEKVHGGKGILLSGVPGVQRGTVTIIGGGVAGTNAAKMAIGLGAKVTIIDLNPDRLRQLDDIFGSDITTLMSNPYNIAEAVKDSDLVIGAVLIPGAKAPKLVTEEMIKSMTPGSVVVDIAIDQGGIFETTDRITTHDNPTYMKHGVVHYAVANMPGAVPRTSTIALTNVTVPYAIQIANKGYRQACQENDALLKGINTLGGFVTYEAVAEAHGLHYSDTKTLLGQL, translated from the coding sequence ATGCGGATCGGCATTCCAAAAGAGATAAAAAATAATGAAAATCGTGTTGCAATGACACCAGCAGGTGTTTTCAATCTTTTGAAATTTGGTCATGAAGTTTATATAGAAAAAGGGGCTGGACTCGGCTCGGCTTTCACTGATGAAGATTATACTGCTGCAGGTGCAAAAATAGTAGAAACTGCATCCGAAGCCTGGTCGATGGAAATGGTTATGAAAGTTAAAGAACCACTTCCAAGTGAATACCAATACTTTCGTGAAGGTCTAATATTGTTTACATATCTACACTTAGCGCCAGAGCCTGAGTTAACAAAGGCATTAATTGATCATAAAGTGGTTGGAATAGCTTATGAAACCGTTCAGCTGCCAAATAACTCATTGCCATTATTGACCCCAATGAGTGAAGTTGCCGGAAGAATGGCTGCACAAATTGGTGCTCAATTCCTTGAAAAAGTACATGGTGGCAAAGGAATTCTTCTTTCAGGAGTCCCGGGTGTACAAAGAGGAACTGTTACCATAATTGGCGGTGGTGTTGCGGGAACTAATGCTGCAAAAATGGCAATCGGACTAGGAGCAAAGGTTACGATTATCGACCTGAATCCAGACCGTCTTCGTCAACTGGATGATATCTTTGGTTCTGACATTACTACATTAATGTCTAATCCTTATAATATAGCTGAAGCTGTTAAAGATTCTGATTTAGTAATTGGAGCCGTACTTATTCCAGGTGCAAAAGCACCTAAATTAGTTACTGAAGAAATGATTAAATCGATGACTCCTGGAAGCGTTGTTGTAGACATCGCCATTGACCAAGGAGGTATTTTTGAAACAACTGATCGTATTACAACACATGATAACCCAACATATATGAAACATGGTGTTGTTCATTATGCAGTTGCGAATATGCCTGGCGCAGTACCTAGAACTTCAACGATTGCTTTAACGAACGTTACCGTGCCATATGCAATCCAAATTGCAAACAAGGGTTATCGACAAGCATGCCAAGAGAATGATGCACTACTAAAAGGTATTAATACCCTTGGCGGCTTTGTAACATATGAAGCAGTGGCAGAAGCACATGGTCTTCATTACTCAGATACAAAAACATTACTTGGGCAGCTATAA
- a CDS encoding universal stress protein, producing the protein MGVKYDHILVAIDGSKESEWALGKSIEIAKRNNAKLLLAHVIDTRSFLLIDSYDPDIAERANKLAIDMLEKYQNQALEAGVVEVQYEIDYGSPKVKIPKEMAKKHHVDLIVCGATGMNAVERFLIGSVSEHITRYSPCDVLIVRTEK; encoded by the coding sequence ATGGGAGTAAAATACGACCATATTTTAGTCGCGATTGATGGTTCTAAAGAATCAGAATGGGCGTTAGGGAAATCCATCGAGATTGCTAAACGAAATAATGCAAAATTGTTATTAGCACATGTTATCGACACACGATCTTTTCTGCTAATCGATTCTTATGATCCAGATATTGCAGAGCGGGCAAACAAACTTGCAATCGACATGCTTGAAAAATATCAAAATCAAGCATTAGAAGCAGGGGTTGTAGAAGTTCAATATGAAATTGACTATGGCTCACCAAAAGTGAAAATCCCTAAAGAAATGGCTAAAAAGCATCATGTTGATTTAATCGTTTGTGGTGCTACTGGTATGAATGCAGTTGAGCGGTTCTTGATTGGAAGTGTTTCAGAACACATTACCCGTTACTCCCCATGTGATGTGCTCATAGTTCGTACAGAGAAATAA
- a CDS encoding metal-dependent hydrolase — MKVSYHGHSVVQIQVNGKKIIIDPFIRGNQLTDLKVDDVNPDVILLTHGHNDHVGDTVELAKRNNALVIANHEISTFLAWQGVNTHGMHIGGAYQFDFGKVKLTQAFHGSSYETQNKELVYCGMPAGILFMAEGKTVYHAGDTALFSDMKLIGERHPIDLAFLPIGDNFTMGPEDAAYAAKLLGAKIIVPIHYNTFPPIKQDPKQFIEILETKNGKVLEPGEFIEL; from the coding sequence ATGAAGGTATCTTATCATGGGCATTCAGTTGTTCAAATTCAGGTCAATGGCAAAAAAATTATCATCGATCCATTTATACGAGGTAATCAATTAACAGACTTAAAGGTGGATGACGTAAATCCAGATGTAATTTTGTTAACACATGGTCACAATGATCACGTAGGAGATACGGTTGAGTTAGCCAAAAGAAACAATGCACTAGTCATAGCCAATCATGAGATTTCAACATTCCTAGCCTGGCAAGGTGTCAATACCCATGGTATGCATATTGGCGGGGCCTACCAATTTGATTTTGGAAAAGTAAAATTAACACAAGCGTTTCATGGATCAAGCTATGAAACCCAAAACAAAGAACTAGTCTATTGTGGCATGCCTGCAGGGATTCTTTTCATGGCTGAAGGAAAGACCGTGTATCATGCAGGTGATACGGCATTATTTTCTGACATGAAACTCATCGGAGAAAGACATCCGATTGATTTAGCTTTCTTGCCAATTGGTGATAATTTTACAATGGGTCCAGAGGATGCAGCCTATGCGGCAAAACTATTAGGGGCTAAAATAATTGTTCCAATCCATTACAATACGTTCCCGCCAATTAAGCAGGATCCTAAACAATTTATTGAAATACTTGAAACTAAGAATGGAAAAGTACTTGAACCCGGAGAATTTATCGAATTATAA
- a CDS encoding YtpI family protein — MSALVFLIVILFAFYLFYKTKYFRSKRPVEKKWLAAKSNIALGLFVGLFGINHVFFISQTTVTTIVSVIFIVYGAVFTWVGIKKYKHYLPFAAEEAKSYNVQ; from the coding sequence ATGTCTGCGCTAGTTTTTTTGATTGTTATTCTATTTGCTTTCTATTTATTCTATAAAACCAAGTATTTTAGAAGCAAGCGTCCAGTTGAAAAGAAATGGCTTGCTGCCAAATCTAATATAGCACTAGGGTTGTTTGTCGGCTTATTTGGTATCAACCATGTATTCTTCATTTCACAAACGACAGTTACAACAATTGTTTCAGTAATCTTTATTGTTTATGGAGCAGTATTTACCTGGGTGGGAATAAAGAAATACAAACATTACCTGCCATTTGCAGCAGAAGAAGCTAAAAGCTATAATGTGCAATAA
- a CDS encoding acetate kinase, which yields MSKIIAINAGSSSLKFQLFEMPTEEVITKGLIERIGINDSIFTISVNGEKITETTDIPDHEVAVKMLLDKLTTLGIIQSLNEIEGIGHRVVHGGEEFSDSALITEEVLNKIEELSELAPLHNPANVTGIKAFKGVLPNVPAVAVFDTAFHQTMPESSYLYSLPYEYYEKYGIRKYGFHGTSHKYVSQRAAELLGRPVEQLRLLSCHLGNGASIAAIEGGKSIDTSMGFTPLAGVTMGTRSGNIDPALIPFIMEKTNKTAEEVLDVLNKESGMLGVSGFSSDLRDIEIEARNGNERAQLALDVFANRIHKYVGSYASRMYGVDAIIFTAGIGENSDVVREKVLKGLEFMGVYWDPALNKIRGEERFINYPHSPVKVIVIPTNEEVMIARDVVRLAQ from the coding sequence ATGTCTAAAATAATTGCAATTAATGCCGGCAGTTCTTCTTTGAAGTTTCAATTATTTGAAATGCCGACTGAAGAAGTGATAACAAAAGGACTAATTGAAAGAATCGGAATAAACGATTCCATATTCACCATCTCGGTTAATGGTGAAAAAATTACAGAAACAACGGATATTCCTGATCATGAAGTAGCTGTAAAAATGTTGCTTGATAAGCTTACTACTTTAGGTATTATTCAATCATTAAATGAAATTGAAGGAATTGGACATCGAGTGGTTCATGGCGGTGAAGAGTTTAGTGATTCCGCTCTTATTACAGAAGAAGTTCTTAATAAGATTGAAGAACTTTCAGAATTAGCACCATTGCATAATCCTGCAAACGTTACAGGAATTAAGGCCTTTAAAGGTGTTCTTCCTAATGTTCCAGCGGTTGCGGTATTTGATACAGCGTTTCATCAAACAATGCCAGAAAGTTCATATCTCTATAGTCTTCCATATGAATACTATGAAAAATATGGTATTCGTAAATATGGTTTCCATGGTACGAGTCATAAATATGTTTCGCAGCGTGCAGCTGAACTTTTAGGCCGTCCGGTTGAACAGCTTCGACTGCTTTCTTGTCATTTAGGTAATGGAGCAAGTATTGCTGCCATTGAAGGCGGTAAATCCATTGATACATCAATGGGCTTTACACCACTTGCCGGTGTTACGATGGGAACTCGTTCAGGGAATATTGACCCTGCATTAATTCCATTCATTATGGAAAAAACAAATAAAACAGCAGAAGAAGTACTTGATGTTTTAAATAAAGAGAGTGGTATGTTAGGCGTTTCTGGTTTCTCAAGTGATTTACGCGACATTGAAATTGAAGCACGTAATGGTAATGAACGAGCCCAGCTTGCATTGGATGTTTTTGCTAACCGAATTCATAAATATGTTGGTTCATATGCTTCACGTATGTATGGAGTAGATGCAATTATTTTTACGGCGGGTATCGGTGAAAACAGTGATGTCGTTCGTGAAAAGGTCTTAAAGGGGCTAGAATTTATGGGTGTTTATTGGGACCCTGCTTTAAATAAAATCAGAGGTGAGGAAAGGTTTATTAACTATCCGCACTCACCTGTTAAAGTAATTGTAATACCTACTAACGAAGAAGTAATGATTGCTCGCGACGTCGTTCGTTTAGCACAATAA
- a CDS encoding bifunctional oligoribonuclease/PAP phosphatase NrnA: MNEKILEMIEQYETIIVHRHVRPDPDAYGSQCGLVEILKASYPNKKIYAVGKEERSLHFMRRLDSIEDEVYKGALVIVCDTANAERICDKRYTLGDKLIKIDHHPNEDPYGDLLWVDTTASSCSEMIYEFYLFGKDRGLKLNDAAARLLFGGIVGDTGRFLFPSTTDKTFAYAGELIHYNFSRTELFDKMYERDTNIIKLNGYILQNFEMQSNGVASVLLTKKLLEEYDAEPSEASLLVGTLGDVKGIKAWVFFIEEEDQIRVRLRSKGPVINGVAKKFKGGGHPLASGASIYSWDEVDHVLKELGEVCDNYS; this comes from the coding sequence TTGAATGAAAAAATTTTAGAAATGATTGAACAATACGAAACAATTATCGTCCATCGCCATGTTCGTCCAGATCCGGATGCATATGGGTCACAATGCGGATTGGTTGAAATACTAAAGGCATCGTATCCAAATAAAAAGATTTATGCTGTGGGTAAGGAAGAAAGGTCGCTCCATTTCATGCGCCGTCTCGATTCCATTGAGGATGAGGTCTATAAAGGAGCATTAGTGATTGTTTGTGATACCGCTAACGCTGAGAGAATTTGCGACAAACGATATACATTAGGAGACAAACTCATAAAAATAGATCATCATCCGAACGAAGATCCTTATGGTGATTTACTGTGGGTGGATACCACAGCAAGTTCCTGCAGTGAGATGATTTATGAATTCTATTTGTTTGGTAAAGACAGAGGCTTAAAATTAAATGATGCTGCTGCGAGGCTCTTATTTGGTGGTATAGTTGGGGATACGGGGAGATTTTTATTTCCAAGTACGACAGACAAAACCTTTGCATATGCAGGAGAATTAATTCACTATAATTTTTCCCGTACAGAACTGTTTGACAAAATGTACGAGCGTGATACCAATATTATTAAATTAAACGGTTATATCCTGCAAAATTTTGAAATGCAGAGCAACGGTGTAGCTTCTGTCCTTCTTACAAAGAAGCTATTGGAAGAGTATGATGCAGAGCCATCAGAGGCTTCGTTACTTGTGGGAACATTAGGCGATGTAAAAGGGATTAAGGCTTGGGTCTTTTTTATTGAAGAGGAAGATCAAATCAGGGTTCGTCTTCGTTCCAAAGGTCCAGTGATAAATGGTGTTGCTAAAAAGTTTAAAGGTGGAGGACATCCGCTCGCTTCAGGTGCCTCGATCTATTCATGGGATGAAGTGGATCATGTTTTAAAAGAGCTTGGCGAAGTTTGTGACAACTATTCATAA
- a CDS encoding MogA/MoaB family molybdenum cofactor biosynthesis protein, producing the protein MSTTEHKQGAPKTVYCKVITVSDTRNKETDKSGKLMMDLLEQAGHSIVDYVIVKDEETPIKEEILKGCEREDIEVILTNGGTGIAKRDVTIETVQGLLDKEIIGFGELFRMLSYQEDIGSAAILSRAIAGVVKDKAVFSTPGSTGAVKLAMIKLILPEIGHVVREIKKDI; encoded by the coding sequence ATGAGTACAACAGAACACAAGCAAGGAGCACCAAAGACAGTTTATTGTAAAGTAATTACTGTAAGTGATACTAGAAATAAAGAGACTGACAAAAGTGGTAAGCTAATGATGGATTTGCTCGAACAAGCCGGTCATTCCATAGTGGATTACGTCATTGTAAAGGATGAAGAAACGCCTATAAAAGAAGAAATCCTAAAAGGCTGCGAACGTGAAGATATTGAGGTTATCTTAACAAATGGGGGAACTGGAATAGCAAAACGAGATGTAACGATTGAAACAGTTCAAGGTTTACTCGATAAAGAGATTATTGGGTTTGGAGAATTGTTTAGAATGTTAAGCTATCAAGAGGATATCGGTTCAGCCGCAATTCTCTCACGTGCTATTGCGGGAGTAGTAAAGGATAAGGCAGTCTTTTCTACCCCAGGTTCTACAGGCGCAGTGAAGTTAGCGATGATTAAGTTAATCCTTCCTGAGATTGGTCATGTTGTAAGAGAAATAAAAAAGGATATATAA
- a CDS encoding YtrH family sporulation protein, with translation MKEIGFFPTFIESYFIALGVILGGSLIGGIAAFLTGQPPLTAVYRLSTDLRIWAIVAAIGGTFDAVYTFERGIFNAETRDIFKQLLIILSALGGAQTGALIINWLTQEYIS, from the coding sequence ATGAAGGAGATTGGTTTTTTTCCAACTTTTATAGAAAGTTATTTTATTGCATTAGGAGTTATCCTAGGCGGTTCCTTAATTGGCGGAATCGCTGCCTTTCTAACTGGACAACCACCGCTAACAGCTGTCTATCGACTGTCTACAGACTTAAGAATTTGGGCGATTGTTGCTGCCATTGGCGGAACCTTTGATGCCGTTTACACCTTTGAGAGAGGGATATTTAATGCCGAAACACGGGACATCTTCAAACAGCTCCTCATCATCCTTTCTGCATTAGGCGGCGCACAGACAGGAGCACTTATTATTAATTGGTTAACTCAGGAGTATATCTCGTGA
- a CDS encoding Xaa-Pro peptidase family protein: protein MNQRIQKLQAWMKENGIEVSFITSSENVFYLSGFFTNPHERLLGLAVFQQEEPFLVCPGMEVNDVKSSGWNQEIIGYSDIDNPWELVHTSIQKRVNRVRNAAIEKEHMNVERYEHLSALFPDAAFVSAEEKLRKLRMIKDAKELKIIEEACALADYAIEVGCSEIKEGRTELDVLNAVEYALKQKGVTEMSFSTMVLTGANAASPHGNPGSTKIQKGDLVLFDLGVVVDRYCSDITRTVAYGDINDKQKEIYDTVLKAQAAAVQASRPGVTAAEVDLTARRIISDAGYGDYFPHRLGHGLGISVHEYPSMTETNQLVIEEGMVYTIEPGIYVPNVAGVRIEDDIYITADGANVLTKFPKELQIIR from the coding sequence ATGAACCAACGAATACAAAAACTTCAAGCTTGGATGAAAGAAAATGGGATTGAAGTAAGCTTCATCACCTCTTCAGAAAATGTATTTTATTTAAGCGGTTTTTTCACAAATCCACATGAGCGATTACTTGGATTAGCTGTGTTCCAACAGGAAGAGCCATTTCTTGTATGTCCTGGGATGGAAGTAAATGATGTTAAAAGTTCTGGCTGGAACCAAGAAATCATCGGCTATAGTGATATCGATAATCCATGGGAATTAGTACATACTTCGATTCAAAAAAGAGTAAATAGAGTTAGGAACGCCGCGATTGAAAAAGAACATATGAATGTAGAACGCTATGAACATTTATCTGCATTATTTCCTGATGCTGCCTTTGTTTCCGCAGAAGAAAAGTTAAGAAAGCTTCGGATGATTAAAGATGCGAAAGAGTTAAAAATTATTGAAGAAGCTTGTGCCTTAGCTGATTACGCCATAGAGGTCGGGTGCAGTGAAATCAAAGAAGGCAGAACAGAATTAGATGTTCTTAATGCTGTTGAGTACGCACTTAAACAAAAGGGCGTAACAGAAATGTCATTTTCAACTATGGTCCTGACAGGTGCAAATGCTGCGTCCCCACATGGTAATCCTGGCAGCACAAAGATCCAAAAAGGCGACTTAGTATTATTCGACTTAGGTGTAGTTGTAGACCGTTATTGCTCAGACATTACAAGAACAGTTGCTTATGGTGATATTAACGATAAACAAAAAGAGATATATGATACCGTCTTAAAAGCACAGGCAGCAGCTGTTCAGGCAAGTAGACCTGGTGTTACCGCTGCTGAAGTTGACTTGACCGCACGAAGAATCATTTCGGATGCAGGCTATGGCGATTATTTCCCACATCGACTTGGGCACGGGTTAGGTATTAGTGTCCATGAGTATCCATCCATGACAGAAACCAACCAATTGGTAATTGAAGAAGGAATGGTGTATACCATTGAACCAGGTATTTATGTACCTAATGTTGCAGGAGTGCGAATTGAGGACGATATTTATATTACTGCTGACGGTGCTAATGTCTTAACAAAATTTCCTAAAGAACTACAAATCATTCGCTAG
- a CDS encoding CBS domain-containing protein, whose product MATKHEQILQYIDELPVGEKISVRQIAKAMTVSEGTAYRAIKEAENKGYVSTIERVGTIRIERKKKENIEKLTFAEVVNIVEGQVLGGKTGLHKTLNKFVIGAMKLEAMMRYTGPDNLLIVGNRTQAQELALKAGASVLITGGFDTEDHIKRLADSLEMPIISTSYDTFTVATMINRAIYDQLIKKEIILVEDILTPLTETFYLKTTDRVSKWHHLNLETTHSRYPVVDQNMKIQGMVTAKDIMGQDNDTSIDKIMTKHPMTVSGKTSVASTAHMMVWEGIEVLPVADDTNRLEGIISRQDVLKALQMNQRQPQVGETIDDIVTNQMVLMRGRTKGEEVYTSEVTPQMTNHLGTISYGVFTTIVTEAANRILRSYKKGDLVVENMTIYFLKPVQMESILEIYPKVLEVGRKFGKVDVEVFNDGILVGKAMMMCQLIDRN is encoded by the coding sequence TTGGCTACAAAGCATGAACAGATTCTGCAATATATTGATGAACTTCCTGTTGGGGAAAAAATATCTGTACGACAAATCGCCAAGGCGATGACGGTAAGTGAAGGTACAGCCTACAGAGCAATCAAGGAAGCTGAAAATAAAGGCTATGTTAGTACGATTGAACGTGTTGGTACGATTAGGATAGAACGCAAGAAAAAAGAGAATATTGAAAAGCTTACCTTTGCTGAAGTTGTTAATATTGTGGAGGGTCAGGTTTTAGGCGGAAAGACCGGCTTGCACAAAACTCTAAATAAATTTGTTATTGGTGCTATGAAACTAGAGGCGATGATGCGTTATACTGGTCCAGATAACTTGTTAATCGTTGGAAACCGTACACAGGCACAGGAATTAGCATTAAAAGCTGGTGCATCTGTTCTAATTACGGGGGGATTTGATACCGAAGACCATATTAAAAGACTAGCAGATAGTCTAGAAATGCCGATTATATCAACCAGTTATGATACTTTTACAGTAGCAACGATGATAAATCGAGCCATCTATGACCAATTAATAAAAAAGGAAATTATACTTGTTGAGGATATCCTAACCCCGCTAACAGAGACTTTCTATCTTAAAACAACGGATAGAGTTTCAAAGTGGCATCATCTAAATCTTGAAACCACCCACAGCCGTTATCCTGTAGTGGATCAGAATATGAAGATACAAGGAATGGTAACAGCTAAAGATATCATGGGACAGGATAATGATACTTCCATTGATAAGATTATGACAAAACATCCCATGACTGTATCAGGTAAGACAAGTGTTGCTTCTACTGCACATATGATGGTTTGGGAAGGGATTGAAGTTCTCCCAGTTGCGGATGATACCAACCGACTTGAAGGGATTATTAGCAGGCAGGACGTATTAAAGGCTCTGCAAATGAATCAGCGCCAGCCTCAAGTAGGTGAAACTATTGATGACATTGTCACCAATCAAATGGTCTTAATGCGAGGAAGAACAAAAGGGGAAGAAGTCTACACGAGTGAAGTGACTCCGCAAATGACGAACCATCTTGGAACAATTTCCTATGGAGTTTTTACGACCATTGTAACAGAGGCAGCTAACCGGATACTGCGCAGCTATAAAAAAGGTGATCTTGTTGTTGAAAACATGACGATTTATTTCCTCAAGCCTGTTCAGATGGAAAGTATTTTAGAAATCTATCCGAAAGTGCTTGAAGTGGGTCGGAAGTTTGGAAAGGTCGATGTCGAGGTCTTTAATGATGGCATCTTAGTAGGCAAAGCGATGATGATGTGTCAGTTGATAGATAGAAATTAA
- a CDS encoding EcsC family protein, which translates to MPLTDRDTEVLNKIKEWEKHLLNYEANDLQLTYEKYLERSFSLLPEKVQRQFFSVIDTWLFHLHGMIQGSQIQMDAKERILSSGRVFNKDLHQIEDLRKLNIDQLQYIAMQQIARHRLYSFAQGGLAGTGGPLLLGTDIPAMAVINLRAVQLIAMTYGFEVNTPYEMMSSLKVFHTATLPPRLQKEGWSILMNEMNANNDHYFYEGNEEITDVNWLEQPIQQLLKAMVISIFRRRLIQGIPVVSMAIGAGTNYQLTRKVTEFAHNYYQLRYLNQKEEIG; encoded by the coding sequence ATGCCATTAACTGATCGAGACACAGAGGTATTGAATAAAATTAAAGAATGGGAAAAGCATTTATTAAACTACGAGGCCAATGATTTACAACTTACATATGAAAAATATTTAGAACGGTCTTTCTCATTATTGCCTGAAAAAGTACAGCGGCAGTTCTTCTCCGTTATTGATACCTGGTTATTCCATTTGCACGGAATGATTCAAGGCTCTCAGATCCAAATGGATGCAAAGGAAAGAATCCTTTCTTCAGGACGTGTATTTAATAAAGATTTGCATCAAATCGAGGATTTAAGAAAATTGAATATTGATCAGTTACAGTACATAGCCATGCAGCAAATTGCACGGCATCGCCTATATTCATTTGCTCAGGGTGGTTTAGCAGGTACTGGAGGTCCGCTTCTTTTAGGTACCGATATTCCAGCAATGGCCGTTATTAATTTAAGGGCGGTACAATTAATTGCCATGACCTATGGGTTTGAGGTAAATACACCTTACGAAATGATGAGTTCATTAAAGGTCTTTCATACCGCTACGTTACCCCCTCGTTTGCAAAAAGAAGGTTGGTCTATCCTGATGAATGAAATGAACGCTAACAATGACCACTATTTTTATGAAGGAAACGAAGAAATTACAGATGTAAATTGGCTAGAGCAGCCAATTCAACAATTGCTAAAAGCTATGGTAATATCCATATTCCGCAGAAGGCTCATACAAGGGATCCCTGTCGTAAGCATGGCTATTGGTGCAGGGACAAATTATCAACTAACTAGAAAAGTTACCGAATTCGCCCATAACTATTACCAGTTGCGTTATCTTAATCAGAAAGAGGAAATAGGATGA
- the ytrI gene encoding sporulation membrane protein YtrI, translating to MRIPPYYRKPTWQRFFAGMVIGGAISWCIFIYIFGVWQEKHTALIDKQREEIVDLKEEKKIWQEEYKEINKRTIEQLTIQKINIKITNSEKYKLDMLSVSEIEDSVKDDISMMIAKDIDTVYKSKELIKKTIQNKPVKINDKRYKLQVKEMVIFTTLSIQLEIEYEK from the coding sequence GTGAGAATTCCTCCCTATTATCGAAAGCCAACCTGGCAGCGTTTTTTTGCAGGAATGGTTATTGGCGGAGCAATAAGTTGGTGTATTTTTATATATATTTTCGGTGTGTGGCAGGAGAAGCATACCGCTTTAATTGATAAACAAAGGGAAGAAATTGTTGATTTAAAGGAAGAAAAAAAGATATGGCAGGAAGAGTATAAAGAGATTAATAAACGGACGATTGAGCAGCTAACAATCCAAAAAATCAATATTAAAATAACAAACTCGGAAAAATATAAGTTAGACATGCTAAGTGTTTCAGAAATTGAAGATTCAGTAAAAGATGACATTAGTATGATGATTGCAAAGGACATCGATACAGTCTATAAGAGCAAAGAATTAATCAAAAAAACCATTCAAAATAAACCTGTTAAAATAAATGACAAAAGGTATAAACTCCAGGTGAAAGAAATGGTTATCTTCACCACCCTCTCCATTCAACTTGAAATAGAATATGAAAAATAA